In Paenibacillus sp. FSL R7-0345, a single window of DNA contains:
- a CDS encoding pentapeptide repeat-containing protein, protein MSDKQEFTSYSAENGLKSLRADCEQCFGLCCAALPFSLSSDFAMDKAAGQPCHNLQENFRCGIHTRLRESGMRGCTVYDCFGAGQKVSMVTYGGADWRQAPATATRMFEVFPVMRQLHELLWYITEALGWPAAEPVHAALAAARDTAEQLTLQEPDALLELDIPALRQEVNELLLRASELVRQAVRKSLKPAPARQKNYGRGADLIGARLKKADLRCVSLRGAYLIAADLSGADLRGADLIGADFRDTNICGADLSASLFLTQFQVNAAKGDAATRLPGTLVRPDHWAGMNAH, encoded by the coding sequence TTGTCTGATAAACAAGAATTTACAAGCTATTCTGCTGAAAATGGGCTTAAGAGTCTGCGGGCAGACTGTGAACAATGCTTCGGGCTGTGCTGCGCCGCCCTGCCCTTTTCCCTGTCTTCCGACTTTGCAATGGATAAAGCAGCCGGACAGCCCTGCCACAACCTGCAGGAGAATTTCCGCTGCGGGATTCATACCCGCCTGCGGGAGTCCGGGATGCGCGGCTGCACTGTCTATGATTGCTTCGGCGCAGGGCAAAAAGTATCCATGGTTACTTACGGCGGCGCCGACTGGCGTCAGGCTCCGGCCACAGCAACGCGGATGTTTGAGGTTTTTCCGGTCATGCGCCAGCTGCATGAATTGCTGTGGTACATTACAGAGGCGCTTGGCTGGCCTGCCGCAGAGCCTGTCCATGCTGCTCTGGCAGCCGCACGGGACACGGCAGAGCAGCTGACGCTGCAGGAGCCTGATGCACTGCTGGAGCTCGATATACCTGCGCTGCGCCAGGAGGTAAATGAACTGCTGCTGCGGGCAAGCGAGCTTGTCAGACAGGCCGTGCGCAAGAGCCTGAAGCCGGCGCCGGCGCGCCAGAAAAACTACGGGCGCGGTGCCGATCTGATCGGCGCCCGGTTGAAAAAAGCCGATCTGCGTTGTGTCAGCCTGCGCGGTGCCTACCTGATCGCTGCCGATCTCAGCGGTGCTGATCTGCGCGGTGCGGACCTGATCGGTGCAGATTTCCGCGATACGAATATCTGCGGCGCCGATCTTTCGGCAAGCCTGTTTCTGACCCAGTTCCAGGTGAATGCCGCCAAAGGGGATGCGGCTACCAGGCTGCCGGGAACGCTGGTCCGTCCGGACCATTGGGCTGGTATGAATGCACACTAG
- a CDS encoding 2-dehydropantoate 2-reductase N-terminal domain-containing protein, translating to MSAKPIRILVFGAGVIGSMYAMKLIEAGFDVSLYAQSERFRFLSENGLQYVQKGRVQSIQVHVIDTLEQDDEYDFIFVTVRYDRAEAALLALKDNQSKNIVTMTSNSTGFSSWLNIVGKRLLPAFPGFGGQIIEGVLHPRFVPKLLGATAFGEINGAVTERTENLAKIFTTAKLPYVIKKDMQAYLITHSVSDIALLSFLQRKTPGTRKTARQITVTLKTYLRAIQKAGVSIESPVLKMVLKLPNIMPDLFFMLWLRTRMVKNMMLEDYANRANNEIGQLRADLLKFLRENGQDSEAL from the coding sequence ATGTCAGCAAAACCAATTAGAATTTTAGTTTTTGGCGCAGGGGTAATCGGGAGTATGTACGCAATGAAGCTCATTGAGGCCGGATTTGACGTTAGCCTGTACGCACAATCTGAAAGATTTAGATTCTTAAGTGAAAATGGCCTGCAATATGTACAAAAGGGCAGAGTTCAATCGATACAGGTCCATGTCATTGATACGCTTGAACAGGACGATGAATATGATTTTATTTTCGTTACTGTCCGGTATGACCGGGCTGAAGCAGCCTTATTGGCGCTAAAAGATAATCAAAGCAAAAACATAGTTACGATGACCAGTAATTCAACGGGATTTTCCTCGTGGCTGAATATCGTTGGGAAACGGCTTTTACCCGCTTTTCCCGGCTTCGGCGGACAGATTATAGAAGGAGTCTTGCATCCCAGGTTCGTGCCAAAGCTTCTAGGAGCAACCGCATTCGGGGAAATTAATGGTGCCGTTACAGAACGTACAGAAAACCTCGCAAAAATATTCACAACAGCGAAGCTTCCATATGTCATTAAAAAAGATATGCAAGCCTATCTAATCACACATTCCGTATCAGACATTGCATTGTTGAGCTTTTTACAGCGTAAAACACCCGGTACCAGGAAAACAGCCCGCCAAATAACAGTTACCTTAAAAACATATCTAAGGGCAATACAGAAAGCCGGCGTTTCTATTGAATCACCCGTGCTAAAAATGGTGCTTAAGCTTCCAAACATAATGCCGGATCTTTTCTTTATGCTATGGCTGCGGACGAGGATGGTTAAGAATATGATGCTCGAGGATTATGCCAACCGGGCCAACAATGAGATCGGGCAGCTGAGAGCGGATTTATTGAAGTTTTTAAGAGAGAACGGACAGGATAGTGAGGCGTTGTAA
- a CDS encoding cupin domain-containing protein: MTISKQNAEHYIWGDQCDGWHLVKEEQLSIIHERMPADTAEVRHYHEQSRQFFFVLSGTATLEVDGVEYTLNAQEGKEVPPLVAHQMLNKSDKDVEFLVTSQPPSKGDRIIVELADKQG; encoded by the coding sequence ATGACCATCAGCAAACAGAATGCAGAGCACTATATATGGGGAGATCAGTGTGATGGCTGGCATTTAGTAAAGGAGGAACAGCTTAGTATTATCCATGAGCGGATGCCGGCAGATACAGCGGAAGTAAGGCATTATCACGAGCAGTCCCGGCAGTTTTTCTTTGTACTGTCCGGGACGGCTACACTGGAAGTGGACGGCGTTGAATATACTTTAAATGCTCAGGAGGGAAAAGAGGTCCCGCCACTCGTTGCACATCAGATGTTAAATAAATCTGATAAAGATGTTGAGTTTCTGGTTACTTCCCAGCCGCCCAGTAAGGGCGACCGCATCATTGTGGAGCTGGCCGATAAGCAGGGTTAA
- a CDS encoding AbrB family transcriptional regulator, producing the protein MKDSNVVPVPVKFGVTLATALAGGGLFMLLGLPIPWLLGPMIATLIGANLRKQYYAWPGPLRNSGMIIVGYTIGLSLTAPALKEMAGQLPSMLLMTGLLLLFCAGIAAIVSKISGMNYKTVLLGSIPGGLTQMVMLAEETEDVNLTVVTVIQVVRLMMIIICVPLLIFSPAFGQTSGAAGVAPLITEVSSSWSGLYPNFFIYAAACTFCAIAGQKVKFPTAYLLGPALITSVLQISGLSGPALPGLLLNAAQLMIGIFVGMLLNPRKLNNKLVTLSLAVGSGVVLIGGAYLMSLLFAYFDAVSLSTALLSLAPGGMDQMSLIAHEVGADLPTVAGFQLFRTFFIFFAVPPLFKLIFREKKREASASG; encoded by the coding sequence ATGAAAGATTCTAATGTTGTCCCGGTACCGGTCAAATTTGGGGTCACACTGGCTACTGCGCTCGCCGGCGGCGGTCTATTTATGCTGCTGGGTCTGCCGATTCCCTGGCTGCTTGGTCCGATGATTGCAACCCTGATTGGTGCAAATCTGCGGAAGCAGTACTACGCCTGGCCCGGCCCGCTCAGAAATAGCGGTATGATCATCGTCGGCTATACTATCGGTCTTTCGCTAACCGCACCTGCGCTGAAGGAAATGGCAGGCCAGCTCCCGTCTATGCTGCTCATGACAGGATTGCTGCTGCTTTTTTGTGCAGGGATTGCTGCTATTGTATCTAAAATATCCGGAATGAACTATAAAACAGTCCTGCTCGGCAGTATTCCCGGCGGCCTCACGCAGATGGTTATGCTGGCAGAGGAGACAGAAGACGTTAATCTTACCGTTGTAACCGTTATACAGGTAGTCCGCCTGATGATGATCATTATTTGCGTACCCTTGCTGATTTTTAGTCCTGCCTTTGGCCAAACCTCAGGAGCAGCAGGAGTTGCCCCTCTCATAACAGAGGTTTCATCCTCATGGTCAGGTTTATATCCTAACTTTTTCATCTATGCTGCTGCCTGCACGTTCTGTGCCATTGCCGGTCAAAAGGTGAAGTTTCCGACAGCCTATCTGCTTGGCCCGGCGCTTATAACCTCAGTTTTGCAGATCAGCGGACTGAGCGGACCTGCACTTCCCGGCCTGCTGCTGAATGCCGCCCAGCTGATGATTGGTATATTCGTGGGAATGCTGCTCAATCCGCGCAAGCTGAACAATAAGCTGGTTACCTTATCTCTGGCGGTAGGAAGCGGTGTTGTGCTGATCGGCGGAGCTTATTTGATGAGCCTGCTGTTCGCTTATTTCGATGCGGTATCCTTATCTACTGCGCTGTTAAGCCTTGCACCTGGAGGAATGGACCAGATGAGCCTGATTGCCCATGAGGTAGGGGCGGATCTGCCGACAGTAGCCGGTTTTCAGCTATTCCGGACATTCTTTATCTTTTTTGCCGTTCCGCCGCTGTTTAAGCTCATTTTCCGGGAGAAGAAGAGGGAGGCAAGTGCAAGTGGTTAA
- a CDS encoding DUF4178 domain-containing protein: MSIWKRIGNIFSKPPVPEAPKSMLNLTPGDICEVSLVTYEVTGRTMTSGRNAAVLTLRDGSRIAYLHVEEREQLQYALYHPIDGRLDNPAEVPATLELDGYTFYLEEEYEGYAAITGQTPYMNGGSQHVWQYQSDDYRLLRVEWQNGRFMLYEGEKIIPADVRVIRAS, encoded by the coding sequence GTGAGCATCTGGAAAAGAATCGGGAACATCTTCTCCAAGCCTCCGGTACCGGAGGCGCCCAAAAGCATGCTGAATCTGACACCCGGCGATATCTGTGAGGTCTCTCTGGTCACCTATGAGGTAACCGGCCGGACGATGACCAGCGGACGGAATGCAGCCGTATTGACGCTGCGCGACGGCAGCCGGATTGCTTATCTGCATGTTGAAGAGCGGGAGCAGCTGCAATATGCGCTGTATCACCCGATCGACGGGCGTCTGGACAATCCGGCTGAGGTGCCGGCAACGCTGGAACTGGACGGCTATACCTTTTATCTGGAAGAAGAATACGAAGGCTATGCGGCTATTACGGGCCAGACCCCTTATATGAACGGAGGATCACAGCACGTCTGGCAGTACCAGTCTGATGATTACCGGCTGTTGCGGGTGGAGTGGCAGAACGGGCGTTTTATGCTCTATGAAGGGGAAAAGATCATCCCGGCCGATGTACGGGTCATCCGCGCGTCTTAA
- the xerS gene encoding tyrosine recombinase XerS, giving the protein MSIQKNNDRKHLDQRVVHMPWFVQQFIDFKRPDLSPSTLLEYIRDYESFFGWLRAEGLSAADSNANITLLELETLHMDSIVGYRLYLTTRAESANSRVTVSRKLSALRSLFHYLSQIAEDENFYPLLKRNIMAKVEIKRIHKPKDTAAKLKGKILEEEELLEFVGYIYEGYGRDVESNKQAYYSFQQNRERDACIASLILNSGLRVSEVVNLNIDDLDVNNKLLYVYRKGNNDETFKTPVYFREQAKDDLAQYLSLRQARYKTPKREKALFIALPNGAQEGKRMTKRAIQEMIIKYAKRFGKPYLTVHKLRHSFATDYYLQNDIYKTKEQLGHASTETTEVYAHLTDKTMSEAIERRQDS; this is encoded by the coding sequence TTGAGCATACAAAAAAATAACGACCGCAAGCATCTGGATCAGCGTGTAGTCCACATGCCCTGGTTCGTCCAGCAATTTATTGATTTTAAGCGCCCGGATCTGTCCCCCTCTACCCTGCTGGAATATATCCGGGATTATGAATCTTTTTTCGGCTGGCTCCGGGCAGAGGGATTGTCCGCTGCTGACAGCAATGCAAACATCACCCTGCTTGAACTCGAAACCCTGCATATGGACAGTATCGTCGGATACCGGCTGTATCTCACAACCCGTGCCGAGAGTGCCAATTCCCGGGTAACAGTCTCCCGTAAGCTGTCCGCCCTGCGCTCCCTGTTCCATTATCTGAGCCAGATTGCCGAGGACGAGAACTTTTATCCGCTGCTGAAGCGCAACATTATGGCCAAAGTCGAAATTAAGCGCATTCATAAACCTAAAGACACAGCCGCCAAGCTGAAAGGTAAAATCCTTGAGGAAGAGGAGCTGCTGGAGTTCGTGGGCTACATTTATGAAGGGTATGGCCGTGACGTGGAGTCGAACAAGCAGGCTTATTATTCGTTTCAGCAGAACCGGGAACGGGATGCCTGTATCGCCAGTCTTATCCTGAACTCCGGCCTGCGGGTATCCGAGGTGGTCAATCTGAACATCGATGATCTGGACGTCAATAATAAGCTGCTCTACGTATACCGTAAAGGCAACAATGACGAAACCTTCAAAACCCCGGTCTACTTCCGTGAGCAGGCCAAGGATGATCTTGCACAATATTTAAGCCTGCGGCAGGCCCGTTATAAAACGCCCAAACGTGAAAAAGCTCTCTTCATCGCGCTGCCTAACGGCGCCCAGGAAGGCAAACGCATGACGAAACGGGCTATCCAGGAGATGATTATCAAATACGCCAAGCGTTTCGGCAAGCCTTACCTGACTGTCCATAAGCTGCGCCACTCCTTCGCTACCGATTATTATCTGCAGAATGACATCTACAAGACAAAGGAGCAGCTTGGACATGCCTCAACGGAAACGACTGAAGTATACGCCCACCTGACGGACAAAACGATGTCTGAAGCGATTGAACGGCGTCAGGATAGCTGA
- a CDS encoding Gfo/Idh/MocA family oxidoreductase, which yields MNIGILGTGFGAYHASILAKSEMAGRIVIFGRNEAKLLKLKEESGVEISTSIDDVIRDPGLDIIDICLPSHLHKQYTLKALEAGKHVFCETPVCLSAEDARALKRAETHYAKRVLVNQFIKFDPAYRYLYEAVQQEKYGRLLKLSLARETPPLWGNLGLDQIATSLMIHELDFVTWLLKDAAPTSVWGTRGPQDGQSLVQATFNTPQVNVQVTAASLMPSAYPFTVSYEAYFEHAKLEYYEKEDMHGGTDTALYEYSPSGRQELNLDKTNAYEQSLQHALQCFKNSTESVLSLNQALHAVITSFELRKRLTDLLH from the coding sequence ATGAACATTGGCATTTTAGGCACAGGCTTTGGCGCATATCACGCCAGTATTTTAGCAAAATCTGAGATGGCCGGCCGTATAGTCATCTTTGGGCGGAATGAAGCCAAGCTGTTAAAGCTGAAAGAAGAATCAGGAGTAGAAATCAGCACTTCGATTGATGATGTCATCCGCGATCCCGGCCTTGATATCATCGACATATGTCTGCCCTCACATTTACATAAACAATACACCCTGAAAGCGCTTGAGGCCGGAAAGCATGTATTCTGCGAGACACCGGTCTGCCTGTCTGCAGAAGACGCCCGAGCATTGAAACGTGCGGAAACACACTATGCCAAAAGAGTGCTGGTCAACCAGTTCATCAAATTTGATCCGGCGTATCGTTATCTGTATGAGGCGGTGCAGCAGGAGAAATACGGCCGGCTCCTAAAGCTGAGCTTAGCCCGGGAAACCCCTCCCCTGTGGGGTAATTTGGGGCTTGATCAGATTGCCACTAGCCTGATGATTCATGAGCTGGATTTTGTAACCTGGCTACTGAAGGACGCGGCTCCAACCAGTGTCTGGGGCACCCGTGGTCCGCAAGACGGCCAGTCACTGGTTCAGGCAACCTTCAACACCCCGCAAGTGAATGTGCAGGTTACCGCAGCTTCTTTAATGCCGTCAGCCTATCCTTTTACAGTGAGCTATGAAGCATATTTCGAGCATGCCAAGCTTGAGTATTACGAAAAAGAGGATATGCATGGCGGCACGGATACCGCTCTCTATGAATACAGCCCTTCCGGCAGACAGGAGCTCAACCTGGATAAAACGAACGCTTACGAACAGAGCCTGCAGCACGCGCTGCAATGCTTCAAAAACAGCACAGAATCTGTACTCTCGCTCAATCAGGCGCTGCATGCCGTGATTACTTCTTTTGAGCTGAGAAAACGACTGACGGATTTGCTGCATTAG
- a CDS encoding DUF350 domain-containing protein codes for MDFHTLVSMVVWTVSGAVLLFALMFVDSLFTRYNDLEELKAGNMAVTARFLLKLLAQGYILSCSIAASSSLGDALVVSIVSFWLLFIVEKAVELLLGKWGKIDLDHGTRLGKIGYGLLAGSLHVNGALIIAAFIRG; via the coding sequence ATGGATTTCCATACTCTGGTGTCCATGGTTGTATGGACGGTGAGCGGCGCAGTACTGCTGTTTGCGCTGATGTTCGTAGATTCGCTGTTTACCCGTTATAACGATCTGGAGGAATTAAAGGCAGGCAATATGGCGGTAACCGCCCGTTTCCTGCTTAAGCTGTTGGCCCAGGGCTATATCCTGTCCTGTTCCATTGCAGCATCCAGCAGTCTTGGAGATGCACTTGTCGTATCGATCGTCTCCTTCTGGCTGCTGTTTATTGTGGAGAAAGCTGTTGAGCTGCTGCTCGGCAAATGGGGCAAAATCGATCTCGATCATGGAACCCGGCTCGGCAAAATAGGCTACGGTCTGCTGGCAGGATCTCTGCATGTGAACGGAGCTCTGATTATTGCCGCATTTATCCGCGGATAA
- a CDS encoding GNAT family N-acetyltransferase: MELGIELVPKEQKEMISRLMQFYLYDFTRYLEIEVDREGKFPAYPGLEAYWSSGTNKFAYVFTADGNIAGFALVDRLLRDPEGQFYMTEFFVMQKYRRSGVGTWAAHRLFDMFPGDWKVSQIRANTPARNFWHRVIGAYTNGEFKERFNSRQGNPSQYFSTADTARVKK, from the coding sequence ATGGAACTTGGAATCGAGCTGGTTCCCAAGGAGCAGAAAGAGATGATCAGCAGGCTGATGCAGTTTTATCTTTATGATTTTACCCGCTATCTGGAGATAGAGGTGGACCGTGAGGGGAAGTTCCCGGCGTATCCGGGCCTTGAAGCCTACTGGAGCAGCGGCACCAATAAATTTGCTTATGTGTTTACAGCAGACGGGAATATCGCCGGTTTTGCGCTGGTGGACCGTCTGCTGCGGGACCCTGAAGGACAGTTTTATATGACGGAATTTTTCGTAATGCAAAAGTACCGCCGCAGCGGAGTAGGTACATGGGCAGCACACCGGCTGTTCGATATGTTCCCGGGAGACTGGAAGGTCTCACAGATCCGCGCCAATACACCGGCCCGTAATTTCTGGCACAGGGTAATCGGGGCATATACGAACGGGGAGTTCAAAGAACGCTTTAATTCGCGGCAGGGCAATCCCAGTCAATACTTCAGTACAGCCGATACTGCCAGAGTCAAAAAATAA
- a CDS encoding TetR/AcrR family transcriptional regulator — protein MKKQPQITEKTRQVFIEVFCELYSQKPIEKISVQEIAKISGYNRSTFYQYFTDLYDLLDSVENDFLNEIKTELANKELSMHTVQNALYCLDKREHLLVLNALLGDYGSARFLKRLKKDITPDQLAINVPQNHSLTPYLIEFYLSTSLSLFRLWLQRQKDLSTVDFFMLVENLYSSGITSYTKE, from the coding sequence ATGAAAAAGCAACCCCAAATAACGGAGAAAACGAGACAAGTATTCATAGAAGTTTTTTGTGAGCTATACAGCCAAAAGCCGATTGAGAAAATTTCAGTTCAGGAAATAGCGAAAATTTCAGGATATAACCGCAGCACCTTTTATCAATATTTTACTGATCTTTACGATTTATTAGATTCTGTTGAGAATGACTTTTTAAATGAAATAAAAACCGAACTGGCCAATAAAGAGCTGTCCATGCACACCGTTCAAAATGCCCTCTATTGTCTGGATAAAAGAGAACATCTTCTGGTACTAAACGCCCTTTTAGGTGATTACGGAAGTGCACGTTTTTTAAAACGTTTGAAAAAAGACATCACTCCGGATCAATTAGCTATAAATGTCCCGCAGAACCATTCCTTAACGCCATATCTGATTGAGTTTTACCTGTCAACCTCCCTTTCTTTATTTCGTCTTTGGCTCCAGCGTCAAAAGGATTTATCGACAGTAGACTTTTTCATGTTAGTAGAGAACCTGTATTCAAGCGGGATTACATCCTATACTAAAGAGTAA
- the mobB gene encoding molybdopterin-guanine dinucleotide biosynthesis protein B, translated as MRSQKNNIGRVKLKLRPQRSSKRRIRGAQVQSGNPAVCQIVGYKNSGKTSLVCALIPLLKQKGERVAVIKHDGHEYDMDHPETDTWKQRQAGAMAVAITSAARTSVIEERGSSLSELITVFSSYDYVLVEGFKQEAYPKIVLIRRQEDLELLQQTRNIAAVAAWEQMIPDVIAAVSQQQTQVFEINEIAGMAEFLYNQRSNFQNFNI; from the coding sequence TTGCGGAGTCAAAAAAACAATATCGGCAGGGTGAAGCTGAAACTGCGCCCACAGCGGAGCTCCAAGCGGCGTATCCGGGGAGCACAAGTCCAATCGGGTAATCCGGCTGTCTGCCAGATTGTCGGCTATAAAAACAGCGGCAAAACATCACTCGTCTGTGCGCTCATTCCCTTGTTGAAGCAGAAAGGGGAGCGCGTTGCCGTCATCAAGCATGACGGACATGAATATGACATGGACCATCCCGAGACGGATACGTGGAAGCAGCGCCAGGCTGGTGCAATGGCGGTTGCCATTACAAGCGCAGCCCGCACCTCTGTCATCGAGGAACGGGGCAGCAGCTTATCAGAGCTGATAACGGTCTTTTCCAGTTATGATTACGTCCTCGTAGAAGGGTTCAAGCAGGAAGCGTACCCGAAGATTGTACTGATCAGAAGACAGGAGGATCTTGAATTACTGCAGCAAACCCGTAACATTGCCGCAGTTGCCGCATGGGAACAAATGATCCCTGATGTAATTGCGGCAGTTTCGCAGCAGCAAACGCAGGTTTTTGAAATCAACGAGATCGCAGGCATGGCCGAATTTTTATACAATCAACGCTCTAATTTTCAAAATTTCAACATATGA
- a CDS encoding YafY family protein, whose amino-acid sequence MARIEAERRMVVRVHRLIAIMLLIESRGRIKANELAAALETSVRSIYRDIDVLAEAGIPIVTATGPNGGISLMEGYIVNLKQLNGDELVHLYLTGLGFHHGRQKESTLKLKNAMLKLEKTLPPAYREDITKAKNVFYFDETPWWNEPAVLPDVELLRSALWKGRKARIEYRKVDGGRSERNLQPYGLVVKQGAWYLAAFCEKAGEVRTFKCERISSVELLEDSYAIPDGFSLEGYWSSQKKLFKQSRRAEEYYPVRLKLKRPDPQFVNRLEVIERAVDQGDHILTVNLYSYEQACEKVLQLPEDIEVIEPTMLRDYIKEKIVLLQKVYF is encoded by the coding sequence GTGGCAAGAATTGAAGCGGAGAGGCGGATGGTTGTGCGTGTGCACCGGTTAATTGCAATCATGCTCCTGATTGAATCCAGGGGGAGAATCAAAGCGAATGAGCTGGCAGCTGCTCTGGAGACCTCAGTCAGGTCCATTTACAGGGACATTGATGTGCTGGCGGAAGCGGGAATCCCAATCGTAACGGCGACCGGACCCAACGGAGGAATTTCTCTTATGGAAGGCTATATCGTCAATCTGAAGCAGTTGAACGGGGATGAATTGGTTCATCTTTATCTAACGGGTCTGGGATTTCATCACGGCAGACAGAAGGAGTCTACCTTGAAGCTCAAAAATGCCATGCTGAAACTGGAAAAGACGCTACCGCCAGCCTACCGGGAGGATATCACCAAGGCTAAAAATGTTTTTTATTTCGATGAGACACCGTGGTGGAACGAACCGGCTGTGCTCCCTGACGTTGAGCTGCTCCGTTCAGCGCTCTGGAAAGGGCGTAAGGCCAGAATTGAATACCGTAAGGTGGACGGCGGGCGGTCTGAGCGGAATCTGCAGCCGTACGGGCTGGTAGTGAAGCAGGGGGCGTGGTATCTGGCGGCGTTTTGTGAAAAAGCGGGTGAAGTGCGGACATTCAAATGTGAGCGGATCAGCTCTGTAGAGCTGCTTGAAGACTCGTATGCGATTCCTGACGGGTTTTCATTAGAGGGATACTGGAGCAGCCAGAAAAAGCTGTTTAAACAAAGCCGCAGGGCTGAGGAGTATTATCCTGTGAGGCTCAAGTTAAAAAGGCCTGATCCGCAGTTCGTAAACCGGCTGGAGGTAATAGAAAGGGCAGTTGATCAAGGAGATCATATCCTTACAGTTAATCTGTACAGCTATGAACAGGCCTGCGAAAAAGTGCTGCAGCTGCCCGAGGACATCGAGGTTATCGAGCCAACAATGCTGAGGGACTACATTAAGGAAAAGATTGTACTTTTGCAAAAAGTGTACTTTTAA
- the glp gene encoding gephyrin-like molybdotransferase Glp translates to MDRHRDSADQKFQRKALQVQEAQARVMQHAKLLGTEEVPLSQCCGRVLAEPLHAPHPFPAFNRSGMDGYALRAADTAGCNAEEPVWLEVIDNIPCGAVSSKTITPGTAARIMTGAQLPEGSDTVVMIEITESRILEGTTYVGLRKPQQPGSNITPLGFELKEGNPVLPVGRTIAAGDIAALAAFGFPVVKVQRRPKVAIFATGTELLEVDEPLQPGKIRNSNSPMLEALVREAGGEAVMLGAIADDLELARSRVQMALETHDLVITTGGVSVGDYDIMGDLVREKSGEMLFNKVTMRPGSVTTAAVRGGKLLLALSGNPGASFVGFHLFARPVISLMLGSTQTLLPEWTAFMGSDYTRVNNYTRFVRARLAVRDGVVYAYPAGIDESSVMVTIKDSDCLIVVPPEVRGMKTGDKVKVLKLPGEFGGQG, encoded by the coding sequence ATGGACAGACATCGGGATAGTGCGGATCAGAAGTTCCAGCGTAAAGCGCTGCAGGTACAGGAAGCCCAGGCACGGGTTATGCAACATGCCAAATTGCTCGGAACCGAGGAGGTGCCGCTCAGCCAATGCTGCGGAAGGGTTCTGGCGGAGCCGCTCCATGCACCGCATCCGTTTCCGGCGTTTAACCGCTCCGGGATGGACGGATATGCGCTGAGGGCTGCAGATACGGCAGGCTGTAATGCGGAGGAGCCGGTATGGCTGGAGGTTATAGACAATATCCCGTGCGGAGCAGTATCCTCTAAAACTATCACACCCGGCACGGCTGCGCGGATTATGACCGGAGCACAGCTGCCTGAAGGCTCGGATACGGTGGTAATGATTGAGATTACAGAATCCAGAATATTGGAGGGTACAACCTATGTGGGTCTCCGGAAGCCGCAGCAGCCGGGCAGCAATATTACACCCCTTGGTTTTGAATTAAAAGAGGGCAATCCTGTGCTGCCGGTAGGACGCACCATTGCTGCAGGGGATATTGCAGCGCTCGCCGCATTCGGTTTTCCTGTAGTAAAGGTGCAGCGGCGGCCGAAGGTGGCTATTTTTGCAACCGGGACAGAGCTGCTGGAGGTAGATGAACCGCTGCAGCCCGGAAAAATCCGCAACAGTAATTCCCCGATGCTTGAAGCACTGGTCCGGGAAGCAGGAGGAGAGGCGGTTATGCTCGGCGCGATTGCTGATGACTTGGAGCTGGCCCGCAGCAGGGTGCAGATGGCGCTGGAAACCCATGATCTGGTCATTACAACCGGAGGAGTCTCTGTTGGTGATTACGATATTATGGGCGATCTGGTCCGGGAAAAAAGCGGGGAAATGCTGTTCAATAAAGTCACGATGCGTCCGGGGAGCGTTACTACGGCTGCCGTGCGGGGTGGCAAGCTGCTGCTGGCACTATCAGGCAACCCTGGTGCAAGCTTTGTCGGGTTCCATCTGTTTGCCCGTCCGGTCATTTCATTAATGCTGGGATCTACGCAGACTTTGCTGCCGGAATGGACCGCCTTTATGGGATCAGATTATACCAGAGTGAACAATTATACCCGGTTTGTACGCGCCAGACTGGCGGTCCGTGACGGGGTTGTTTATGCATATCCTGCAGGCATCGATGAGTCGTCCGTCATGGTAACGATTAAGGACAGTGACTGTCTGATCGTCGTTCCGCCTGAAGTGCGGGGGATGAAGACAGGGGACAAGGTAAAGGTGCTGAAGCTGCCGGGTGAGTTTGGCGGGCAGGGATGA